A single Candoia aspera isolate rCanAsp1 chromosome 7, rCanAsp1.hap2, whole genome shotgun sequence DNA region contains:
- the LEMD3 gene encoding inner nuclear membrane protein Man1 isoform X2 yields MAAATAAQLTDEELFSELKRFGFSPGPLTESTRPVYLKKLKKLREEERTSGARGAVGNKTRNGNNNTQGAGGGGGLGARLGSADLSSLSGATGGDGVRARAAPLGGGGGKVLLGFSSDESDVEASPRGQAGAAASRRERGSASRRDPRPAGASGAACLNHSALAELPARRKPNAWWGAAARRATVTAGAREQTQGGRAPGDEEYAQKEEAEPRRERGKSRAVNGNRLLTSGGANMRDKYSDSEEEDEVAARELGLKEESLARHYLSRKNLSKPVSPFSGRKGVAAGDGVLEAGQGSAVGGGFAGNVRAAAGGENAERADRREEGEEEAAAAARGDGDYLDLNPLNPRYRCSSSKKAHQLLLPPLLADLDHSKITDSLSSSRKPANNHVLPDAIGSYNIEPSIYSATNSLALGATTSASAKMNHSNHTGSNHTYLKNSYNPKLSEPEEDLFQQFKREEISTTGSFSAHYLSMFLLTAACLFFLVLGFTYLRMRGSGVSENVGIDSKNPTIGKSSVEVDKPILMNSLYRLHEKLAQIAGDHECGNSVKKGLSIQEAAIYLKSLSPEYEHAFKECLQWILNSGEDVGIKYVGNSSDEESITKTTDIKYLVSTRPQMTLTCRFRRAFITATCRSFVLLLDVLRTHNEACQENKELQPYMPIPHVRDSLIAPQDRKKMKKVWKRSVDFLAANESRVRTETQRIGGADFLVWKWIQPSASCDKMLVIPSKVWQGQAFHLDRRNSPPNSLTPCLKIRNMFDPVMEIGDHWHLAIQEAILEKCSDNEGIVHIAVDKNSREGCVYVKCLSPEYAGKAFKALHGSWFDGKLVTVKYLRLDRYHHRFPQAIACSAPLKPSNAHMNSMSHLRLRTGTANNQGNS; encoded by the exons ATGGCGGCGGCCACCGCCGCGCAGCTCACCGATGAGGAGCTTTTCTCCGAGCTGAAGCGATTCGGCTTCTCGCCGGGACCGCTGACGGAGAGCACCAGGCCAGTTTACTTAAAGAAGCTAAAGAAGCTGCGAGAGGAAGAGCGAACTTCTGGGGCCCGCGGCGCTGTCGGCAACAAGACCCGGAACGGTAACAACAATACACAGGgagcaggcggcggcggcggcttggGAGCTCGGTTGGGCAGCGCCGACCTCTCGTCTTTGTCCGGAGCAACTGGCGGGGATGGCGTTCGGGCCCGCGCAGCTCCCCTCGGTGGAGGCGGTGGCAAAGTCCTGCTGGGCTTCAGTTCTGACGAATCGGATGTGGAGGCCAGTCCCAGGGGCCAGGCTGGCGCCGCTGCCAGCCGGAGGGAACGGGGTTCAGCCTCACGTCGGGACCCGAGGCCTGCAGGCGCGTCGGGCGCCGCCTGCCTCAACCATAGTGCCTTGGCGGAGTTGCCGGCCCGCAGGAAGCCCAATGCCTGGTGGGGAGCGGCGGCTAGACGGGCGACGGTCACGGCGGGGGCTCGGGAGCAGACGCAGGGTGGGAGAGCGCCCGGGGACGAGGAGTACGCCCAGAAAGAGGAGGCCGAGCCGCGACGGGAGCGGGGTAAGAGCCGAGCAGTGAACGGGAACAGGCTGCTCACCTCCGGCGGCGCAAATATGAGGGACAAGTATTCGGACTCGGAAGAAGAGGACGAGGTCGCGGCTAGGGAGCTGGGGCTGAAGGAGGAATCCCTTGCCCGCCACTATCTCTCCAGGAAGAATCTTAGTAAACCGGTCAGCCCGTTCTCTGGCCGTAAAGGTGTTGCAGCCGGCGACGGCGTGTTGGAGGCGGGGCAAGGCTCTGCGGTTGGCGGTGGTTTTGCGGGTAATGTTAGGGCCGCCGCCGGTGGTGAAAACGCTGAAAGAGCGGACAGGCGAGAGGAAGGCGAGGAGGAAGCAGCGGCAGCAGCCAGAGGAGATGGCGATTACCTGGACTTGAATCCACTTAACCCCCGATACCGCTGCAGCTCTTCCAAGAAAGCGCATCAGCTGTTACTGCCGCCGCTGCTAGCTGACTTAGACCACAGCAAAATAACTGATTCCTTGAGTAGTAGTAGGAAACCAGCCAACAATCATGTTCTCCCTGATGCAATTGGTAGCTACAATATTGAACCAAGCATTTACAGTGCTACCAACAGTCTGGCTTTGGGTGCTACCACCTCTGCATCTGCTAAAATGAATCACTCCAATCACACAGGTTCCAATCATACATATTTGAAAAATTCTTACAATCCAAAGCTTTCGGAGCCTGAAGAGGATCTGTTTCAGCAATTCAAGAGAGAAGAAATATCCACCACAGGAAGTTTCAGTGCTCATTATTTGTCCATGTTCCTCTTAACTGCAGCATGCTTGTTCTTTCTGGTGTTGGGATTCACTTACCTGAGAATGAGAGGTTCTGGAGTATCTGAGAATGTGGGGATTGACA gCAAAAATCCAACCATTGGGAAATCCAGTGTAGAA GTAGACAAACCAATTCTCATGAACAGTTTATATAGACTTCATGAAAAGCTGGCACAAATTGCAG GTGATCATGAATGTGGCAATTCTGTAAAGAAGGGTCTTTCCATCCAAGAAGcagctatttatttaaaa AGTTTAAGTCCAGAATATGAACATGCATTTAAGGAATGCTTGCAATGGATATTAAATAGTGGAGAAGATGTTGGTATAAA GTATGTTGGTAACAGCTCAGATGAAGAGTCCATAACCaagacaactgatataaaataCCTGGTATCAACTAGGCCACAGATGACTCTTACGTGTCGTTTTCGTCGTGCATTTATTACTGCAACATGCAGATCATTTGTTCTGCTGTTAG atgttttaaGAACCCACAATGAAGCATGTCAGGAAAACAAAGAGTTACAACCATATATGCCTATCCCCCATGTTCGAGATTCTTTAATTGCACCACAAGACAG gaaaaaaatgaaaaaagtatgGAAAAGATCTGTTGATTTCCTTGCTGCTAATGAATCTAGAGTTCGCACAGAAACACAAAGAATAGGTGGTGCCGATTTTCTGGTATGGAAGTGGATACAGCCATCTGCATCATGTGATAAAATGCTAGTTATACCATCTAAAGTGTGGCAAGGTCAAG CATTTCATTTAGATAGAAGAAATTCACCACCAAATAGTTTGACTCCTTGCTTAAAGATTCGCAATATGTTTGATCCAGTAAT GGAAATTGGTGATCATTGGCATTTGGCTATTCAAGAAGCAATCTTGGAAAAGTGCAGTGATAATGAGGGAATAGTTCACATAGCAGTGGACAAAAATTCACGTGAG GGTTGTGTGTATGTCAAGTGTTTATCTCCAGAATATGCTGGAAAAGCTTTTAAAGCATTACATGGATCTTGGTTTGATG GCAAATTGGTAACAGTAAAATATCTACGGTTAGATCGGTATCATCATCGTTTTCCCCAGGCTATTGCTTGCAGTGCGCCTCTGAAGCCATCAAATGCACATATGAACTCAATGTCTCATCTTCGTCTCCGGACAGGCACAGCCAACAACCAGGGAAACTCTTGA
- the LEMD3 gene encoding inner nuclear membrane protein Man1 isoform X1, giving the protein MAAATAAQLTDEELFSELKRFGFSPGPLTESTRPVYLKKLKKLREEERTSGARGAVGNKTRNGNNNTQGAGGGGGLGARLGSADLSSLSGATGGDGVRARAAPLGGGGGKVLLGFSSDESDVEASPRGQAGAAASRRERGSASRRDPRPAGASGAACLNHSALAELPARRKPNAWWGAAARRATVTAGAREQTQGGRAPGDEEYAQKEEAEPRRERGKSRAVNGNRLLTSGGANMRDKYSDSEEEDEVAARELGLKEESLARHYLSRKNLSKPVSPFSGRKGVAAGDGVLEAGQGSAVGGGFAGNVRAAAGGENAERADRREEGEEEAAAAARGDGDYLDLNPLNPRYRCSSSKKAHQLLLPPLLADLDHSKITDSLSSSRKPANNHVLPDAIGSYNIEPSIYSATNSLALGATTSASAKMNHSNHTGSNHTYLKNSYNPKLSEPEEDLFQQFKREEISTTGSFSAHYLSMFLLTAACLFFLVLGFTYLRMRGSGVSENVGIDSKNPTIGKSSVEVDKPILMNSLYRLHEKLAQIAGDHECGNSVKKGLSIQEAAIYLKSLSPEYEHAFKECLQWILNSGEDVGIKYVGNSSDEESITKTTDIKYLVSTRPQMTLTCRFRRAFITATCRSFVLLLGVGMIWGFLRYMKYRWYKEEEETRQMYDMMVKIIDVLRTHNEACQENKELQPYMPIPHVRDSLIAPQDRKKMKKVWKRSVDFLAANESRVRTETQRIGGADFLVWKWIQPSASCDKMLVIPSKVWQGQAFHLDRRNSPPNSLTPCLKIRNMFDPVMEIGDHWHLAIQEAILEKCSDNEGIVHIAVDKNSREGCVYVKCLSPEYAGKAFKALHGSWFDGKLVTVKYLRLDRYHHRFPQAIACSAPLKPSNAHMNSMSHLRLRTGTANNQGNS; this is encoded by the exons ATGGCGGCGGCCACCGCCGCGCAGCTCACCGATGAGGAGCTTTTCTCCGAGCTGAAGCGATTCGGCTTCTCGCCGGGACCGCTGACGGAGAGCACCAGGCCAGTTTACTTAAAGAAGCTAAAGAAGCTGCGAGAGGAAGAGCGAACTTCTGGGGCCCGCGGCGCTGTCGGCAACAAGACCCGGAACGGTAACAACAATACACAGGgagcaggcggcggcggcggcttggGAGCTCGGTTGGGCAGCGCCGACCTCTCGTCTTTGTCCGGAGCAACTGGCGGGGATGGCGTTCGGGCCCGCGCAGCTCCCCTCGGTGGAGGCGGTGGCAAAGTCCTGCTGGGCTTCAGTTCTGACGAATCGGATGTGGAGGCCAGTCCCAGGGGCCAGGCTGGCGCCGCTGCCAGCCGGAGGGAACGGGGTTCAGCCTCACGTCGGGACCCGAGGCCTGCAGGCGCGTCGGGCGCCGCCTGCCTCAACCATAGTGCCTTGGCGGAGTTGCCGGCCCGCAGGAAGCCCAATGCCTGGTGGGGAGCGGCGGCTAGACGGGCGACGGTCACGGCGGGGGCTCGGGAGCAGACGCAGGGTGGGAGAGCGCCCGGGGACGAGGAGTACGCCCAGAAAGAGGAGGCCGAGCCGCGACGGGAGCGGGGTAAGAGCCGAGCAGTGAACGGGAACAGGCTGCTCACCTCCGGCGGCGCAAATATGAGGGACAAGTATTCGGACTCGGAAGAAGAGGACGAGGTCGCGGCTAGGGAGCTGGGGCTGAAGGAGGAATCCCTTGCCCGCCACTATCTCTCCAGGAAGAATCTTAGTAAACCGGTCAGCCCGTTCTCTGGCCGTAAAGGTGTTGCAGCCGGCGACGGCGTGTTGGAGGCGGGGCAAGGCTCTGCGGTTGGCGGTGGTTTTGCGGGTAATGTTAGGGCCGCCGCCGGTGGTGAAAACGCTGAAAGAGCGGACAGGCGAGAGGAAGGCGAGGAGGAAGCAGCGGCAGCAGCCAGAGGAGATGGCGATTACCTGGACTTGAATCCACTTAACCCCCGATACCGCTGCAGCTCTTCCAAGAAAGCGCATCAGCTGTTACTGCCGCCGCTGCTAGCTGACTTAGACCACAGCAAAATAACTGATTCCTTGAGTAGTAGTAGGAAACCAGCCAACAATCATGTTCTCCCTGATGCAATTGGTAGCTACAATATTGAACCAAGCATTTACAGTGCTACCAACAGTCTGGCTTTGGGTGCTACCACCTCTGCATCTGCTAAAATGAATCACTCCAATCACACAGGTTCCAATCATACATATTTGAAAAATTCTTACAATCCAAAGCTTTCGGAGCCTGAAGAGGATCTGTTTCAGCAATTCAAGAGAGAAGAAATATCCACCACAGGAAGTTTCAGTGCTCATTATTTGTCCATGTTCCTCTTAACTGCAGCATGCTTGTTCTTTCTGGTGTTGGGATTCACTTACCTGAGAATGAGAGGTTCTGGAGTATCTGAGAATGTGGGGATTGACA gCAAAAATCCAACCATTGGGAAATCCAGTGTAGAA GTAGACAAACCAATTCTCATGAACAGTTTATATAGACTTCATGAAAAGCTGGCACAAATTGCAG GTGATCATGAATGTGGCAATTCTGTAAAGAAGGGTCTTTCCATCCAAGAAGcagctatttatttaaaa AGTTTAAGTCCAGAATATGAACATGCATTTAAGGAATGCTTGCAATGGATATTAAATAGTGGAGAAGATGTTGGTATAAA GTATGTTGGTAACAGCTCAGATGAAGAGTCCATAACCaagacaactgatataaaataCCTGGTATCAACTAGGCCACAGATGACTCTTACGTGTCGTTTTCGTCGTGCATTTATTACTGCAACATGCAGATCATTTGTTCTGCTGTTAG GTGTTGGAATGATTTGGGGATTCTTAAGGTATATGAAATATAGATGgtacaaagaggaggaggagaccaggcAGATGTATGACATGATGGTAAAAATTATAG atgttttaaGAACCCACAATGAAGCATGTCAGGAAAACAAAGAGTTACAACCATATATGCCTATCCCCCATGTTCGAGATTCTTTAATTGCACCACAAGACAG gaaaaaaatgaaaaaagtatgGAAAAGATCTGTTGATTTCCTTGCTGCTAATGAATCTAGAGTTCGCACAGAAACACAAAGAATAGGTGGTGCCGATTTTCTGGTATGGAAGTGGATACAGCCATCTGCATCATGTGATAAAATGCTAGTTATACCATCTAAAGTGTGGCAAGGTCAAG CATTTCATTTAGATAGAAGAAATTCACCACCAAATAGTTTGACTCCTTGCTTAAAGATTCGCAATATGTTTGATCCAGTAAT GGAAATTGGTGATCATTGGCATTTGGCTATTCAAGAAGCAATCTTGGAAAAGTGCAGTGATAATGAGGGAATAGTTCACATAGCAGTGGACAAAAATTCACGTGAG GGTTGTGTGTATGTCAAGTGTTTATCTCCAGAATATGCTGGAAAAGCTTTTAAAGCATTACATGGATCTTGGTTTGATG GCAAATTGGTAACAGTAAAATATCTACGGTTAGATCGGTATCATCATCGTTTTCCCCAGGCTATTGCTTGCAGTGCGCCTCTGAAGCCATCAAATGCACATATGAACTCAATGTCTCATCTTCGTCTCCGGACAGGCACAGCCAACAACCAGGGAAACTCTTGA